A genomic region of Prochlorococcus marinus XMU1405 contains the following coding sequences:
- a CDS encoding aminopeptidase P N-terminal domain-containing protein, whose protein sequence is MFKPNNKVFEERREIFLDKLGGKAAIIPGANLVKHHADCEYPFRQDSNFWYLTGFDEPDAIALFLSHKPKGERFILFVAPKDVISEVWHGFRWGLDGAEKEFKADKAHSINELRDLLPGYLNGSDEIVFSIGKHPVIEKIVLEIFSQQLENRSRMGIGANSIKSPEIYLNEMRLIKSEFEIKRMREAVQISAEAHELVRESISSKKNERQIQGLLEGFFLEKGARGPAYNSIVASGDNACILHYTSNNSPLKKGDLLLVDAGCSLTDYYNGDITRTIPIGGKFSKEQKVIYEIVLSAQKNAIKSAITGSNSSTVHNVALKILIEGLKEIGLLAGSTDEILENQSYKHLYMHRTGHWLGLDVHDVGAYRMGDYEVPLRNGMILTVEPGIYISDRIPVPEGQPAIDEKWKGIGIRIEDDVLVKDTNPEVLSIAALKEISDLEF, encoded by the coding sequence ATGTTCAAACCTAATAATAAAGTTTTTGAAGAAAGAAGAGAAATTTTTCTTGATAAATTAGGTGGGAAAGCCGCTATTATCCCTGGAGCTAATCTTGTTAAGCATCATGCCGATTGTGAATATCCCTTTAGACAAGATAGTAATTTTTGGTATTTAACTGGTTTTGATGAGCCGGATGCGATTGCTCTTTTCTTATCGCATAAGCCAAAGGGAGAGAGGTTTATTTTGTTTGTTGCACCAAAAGATGTTATTAGCGAAGTCTGGCATGGCTTTAGATGGGGTTTAGATGGCGCTGAAAAAGAGTTTAAGGCTGACAAAGCCCATTCAATAAATGAGTTAAGAGATTTACTCCCAGGTTATTTAAATGGTTCTGATGAAATTGTTTTTTCAATTGGTAAGCATCCAGTAATTGAGAAAATAGTATTGGAGATATTTTCACAACAACTTGAAAATCGCTCAAGAATGGGTATTGGTGCAAATTCTATAAAATCTCCAGAAATTTATTTAAATGAGATGAGATTAATTAAAAGTGAATTTGAAATTAAGAGAATGAGAGAGGCTGTTCAAATCTCAGCAGAAGCTCATGAGCTGGTTAGAGAATCTATCTCATCTAAGAAAAATGAAAGACAAATTCAAGGCCTTCTAGAAGGATTCTTTTTAGAAAAAGGGGCAAGAGGACCAGCATATAATTCTATTGTTGCTTCAGGAGATAATGCATGTATCTTGCATTACACTTCAAATAATTCACCCTTGAAGAAGGGAGATTTATTGTTGGTCGATGCTGGCTGCTCACTAACCGATTATTACAATGGAGACATAACAAGAACTATTCCTATAGGTGGAAAATTTTCTAAAGAACAAAAAGTAATCTACGAAATTGTATTAAGCGCTCAGAAAAATGCAATTAAAAGTGCCATAACTGGATCTAATTCTAGTACTGTTCATAATGTTGCTTTAAAAATTCTCATAGAAGGATTAAAAGAAATTGGTTTATTAGCGGGCAGTACTGATGAGATACTTGAAAATCAATCTTATAAACATCTTTACATGCATAGAACTGGCCACTGGCTTGGCTTAGATGTTCATGATGTTGGAGCATACAGAATGGGAGACTATGAAGTGCCATTACGGAATGGCATGATACTTACTGTAGAACCTGGGATCTACATAAGTGATAGGATTCCAGTTCCTGAGGGACAACCTGCAATTGACGAGAAATGGAAAGGTATTGGGATCAGAATAGAAGATGATGTTCTGGTCAAAGATACAAACCCGGAAGTCTTAAGTATTGCTGCATTAAAAGAAATTTCTGATTTAGAATTTTAA
- a CDS encoding nicotinate-nucleotide adenylyltransferase, whose amino-acid sequence MGKSIALFGTSADPPTIGHKKILEELSKIYTFTISYVSNNPQKKHIEDISIRSHLLKTLIDDLDNPKILFNQKISSQWAVESIKKCKEIYKFNNLDFVIGSDLIKDIFYWKDFDKIILEVSFFIILREGYPIESNTLKMLETYRVKFKISTIKTPNISSSKFRLNFNCSNLPSSLIDIVKRNNLYESIKLVE is encoded by the coding sequence ATGGGAAAAAGCATTGCTTTATTTGGTACGAGTGCTGATCCACCTACTATTGGACACAAAAAAATTCTTGAAGAATTATCCAAAATTTATACTTTTACAATAAGCTATGTGAGCAACAACCCCCAAAAAAAGCACATAGAGGATATTTCAATTCGTAGCCATTTATTAAAAACTCTTATTGATGATTTAGATAATCCCAAAATTTTATTTAATCAAAAAATAAGTAGCCAATGGGCAGTAGAGTCAATCAAAAAATGTAAAGAAATTTATAAATTTAATAATTTAGATTTTGTAATTGGGAGTGATTTAATTAAAGATATTTTCTACTGGAAAGATTTCGACAAAATTATTTTGGAGGTAAGTTTTTTTATAATTTTAAGAGAGGGATATCCTATTGAATCAAATACTCTTAAAATGTTAGAAACTTATAGAGTGAAATTTAAGATTTCAACCATCAAAACCCCAAATATTTCAAGTTCTAAGTTTAGATTAAATTTTAATTGTTCTAATTTACCGTCGTCGTTAATAGATATAGTTAAGAGGAATAATTTATATGAATCCATCAAATTAGTTGAATGA
- a CDS encoding DUF3326 domain-containing protein: MENSPTIFIVPTGIGCEVGGFAGDALPTAKLLASASGCLITHPNVMNGGNLSEKDKNIFYVEGYSLDRLAKGEIALKRVKQQKIGIIFDSAIEKEILVRHLQVADACVSTLGINVHSYAITKKPLNIVIDSDSSKVSGGRIENPDTLIDAGKCLIEKGVTAIAIVAKFPDDPDSLETNIYREGKGVDPIAGVEAVISHLISKFLKVPCAHAPALNPIELNENLDSRAAAEEIGYTFLPSVLIGLSNAPDIVELPAKNGSISLHPDQIESIVVPNSALGGEAVLAGIEKGLNIISVKNQNTLKVTNEFYNYPNLFEVDNYLEAAGIILAIKKGINLDSVKRPLKKIQECSYSD; encoded by the coding sequence ATGGAAAATTCACCAACAATATTCATAGTTCCAACTGGTATTGGTTGTGAAGTAGGAGGTTTTGCTGGAGATGCACTTCCAACCGCTAAATTATTAGCATCGGCAAGTGGATGTTTAATTACTCATCCAAATGTTATGAATGGTGGTAATCTTTCTGAAAAAGATAAAAATATTTTTTATGTTGAGGGTTATAGTTTAGACCGACTTGCTAAAGGAGAAATCGCTTTAAAAAGGGTAAAGCAACAGAAAATTGGGATAATTTTTGATTCAGCCATTGAAAAAGAAATATTAGTGAGACATTTACAAGTTGCTGATGCATGTGTTTCTACTTTAGGAATTAATGTTCATTCTTATGCGATTACAAAAAAGCCATTAAACATAGTTATTGATTCTGATTCTTCAAAAGTCAGTGGTGGCAGAATTGAAAATCCTGATACTCTAATTGATGCTGGAAAATGTTTAATAGAAAAAGGAGTTACGGCAATAGCAATTGTGGCAAAATTTCCTGATGATCCAGATTCTTTAGAAACAAATATTTATCGAGAGGGGAAAGGTGTTGATCCTATTGCTGGAGTCGAAGCAGTCATAAGTCATTTAATAAGCAAATTTTTAAAAGTTCCCTGTGCTCACGCACCTGCTTTAAATCCAATTGAATTGAATGAAAATTTAGATTCTCGTGCAGCTGCAGAAGAAATAGGATACACTTTTTTACCATCTGTACTGATTGGGTTAAGCAATGCACCTGATATTGTTGAATTGCCTGCTAAAAATGGATCAATCTCACTACACCCTGATCAAATTGAATCGATTGTTGTTCCTAATAGTGCATTAGGAGGAGAAGCAGTACTAGCAGGGATTGAAAAAGGTTTAAATATTATCTCTGTAAAAAATCAAAATACATTAAAAGTGACAAATGAGTTTTATAACTATCCCAATCTTTTTGAAGTTGATAATTATTTAGAAGCTGCAGGCATAATTCTTGCTATCAAAAAAGGTATCAACCTTGATTCAGTTAAACGGCCTTTAAAAAAAATCCAAGAGTGTTCTTATAGTGATTAA
- a CDS encoding GTP-binding protein, which produces MKQLIINKNYLLLKNWWETMDLTNYEKSFFNKEIISFNQQLFRLKEKKIRIGAYGKSGVGKSSVLNSLLKKNIFKTDIINGTTREIQAEEWKFKDQSLNSIELLDSPGFDFCNIKFPDKVYSSINHSDLILFIISGDLNRNELNEINSFIKDGKKIIVILNKIDLFNKNELKEIIENIKFKLPKDLNIPIIINHENNLKNYIAKLINQYGEITLTLNSIQLADKLFLKIKEQRLKRRQKLAQSTIGKFSTIKASAVALNPFILFDVAGSFALDTALINELSKIYGLKLKGESTRKIFKNISINNLCLGITQVGVNTSFNLIKKLILLTAPFTNGLSLLPYGPIAIIQAAIAIYSTKILGKLAAKEIFVRSKASLIEPAILIQNMSFNDPEIFNYINIYFSSRNLNNNFVSFLP; this is translated from the coding sequence ATGAAACAATTGATCATTAATAAAAATTATTTACTGTTAAAAAATTGGTGGGAGACTATGGATCTTACCAACTATGAAAAAAGTTTTTTTAATAAAGAAATAATTTCTTTTAATCAACAACTTTTTAGACTCAAAGAAAAAAAAATAAGAATTGGCGCATATGGTAAATCAGGTGTAGGAAAATCTTCTGTTTTAAATTCTTTATTAAAAAAAAATATATTCAAAACAGATATTATCAACGGGACCACAAGAGAAATTCAGGCTGAAGAATGGAAATTTAAAGATCAATCACTCAATAGTATAGAGTTACTAGATTCTCCAGGATTTGATTTCTGCAATATCAAATTCCCAGATAAAGTTTACTCCTCTATAAATCACTCAGATCTGATCTTATTTATAATTTCGGGAGATTTAAATAGAAATGAGTTGAACGAAATCAACTCTTTTATAAAAGATGGAAAAAAAATTATTGTAATTTTAAACAAAATCGATCTATTTAATAAAAATGAATTAAAAGAAATAATTGAAAATATAAAATTTAAGCTTCCAAAAGACTTAAATATTCCAATAATCATTAATCATGAAAACAATCTTAAAAATTACATAGCAAAATTAATCAATCAATATGGTGAGATAACATTAACACTAAATTCTATTCAATTAGCTGACAAATTGTTTCTGAAAATAAAAGAGCAAAGATTGAAAAGAAGGCAGAAATTAGCTCAATCAACTATAGGTAAATTTTCGACTATAAAGGCATCCGCAGTAGCTCTTAATCCTTTTATTTTATTTGATGTTGCTGGTAGTTTTGCACTAGATACTGCATTGATTAACGAATTAAGTAAGATTTACGGCTTAAAGTTGAAAGGTGAATCTACAAGAAAAATATTTAAAAATATATCCATTAATAATTTATGTTTGGGCATCACTCAAGTCGGCGTTAACACCTCTTTCAACCTTATCAAGAAACTAATTCTTTTAACAGCACCTTTTACTAACGGGCTTTCATTATTACCCTATGGACCCATAGCAATTATTCAAGCTGCAATCGCGATATACTCTACAAAAATTCTAGGGAAATTAGCAGCAAAAGAAATATTTGTAAGAAGCAAAGCTTCTTTAATAGAACCCGCTATTTTGATCCAAAATATGAGTTTTAATGACCCAGAGATTTTTAACTACATAAATATTTATTTTTCAAGTAGAAATTTAAATAATAATTTTGTTAGTTTTCTACCTTAA
- a CDS encoding NAD+ synthase, with product MKFLLAQINPVVGDLEGNAKKILNIASKARSISADFVLTPELSLWGYPANDLLFKKNLIKNQYQILDQLALDINKKYGNLSISIGIAEKVNDSFFPNLYNSIALVEGGEWKIIARKIILPTYEVFDEKRYFRSEEKVSVLIKQIKNKTWRLGFTICEDLWVNKDIEGRGIHRKNPIIDLKKKKVDILVNLSASPYTLKKLELRSKVSSFAAKYLQVPLIYVNQIGANDNLIFDGNSFILDKNGSKIKQLKSFSEDLSSWEIEQTKPEKNEFKNSEMSSIFDALVLGVKDYAKKCGFKTALVGLSGGIDSALVSAIATAALGSDNVYCVSMPSKWSSSHSKSDAKDLARRLQISFKSIPIENLMTSFEESFIKTISFEMAEITNQNIQSRIRGTLLMALANQEKHLLLSTGNKSELAVGYCTLYGDMNGGLSVIGDLYKTNVFKLCNWLDSEDSINSRKLYMLDTSGDIIGENIRKKAPSAELGPNQLDTDSLPPYSTLDKILKGIIEEKKDLQQLEEDGYKKDLILKIISLIKKAEFKRKQAPPILKLSSQSLGSDWRVPIAISY from the coding sequence ATGAAATTTTTACTTGCCCAAATAAATCCAGTTGTTGGAGATTTAGAGGGCAATGCAAAAAAAATACTTAATATTGCTTCGAAAGCTAGATCAATTTCTGCTGATTTTGTTCTTACACCAGAATTATCATTATGGGGATATCCTGCAAATGACTTACTTTTTAAAAAAAATTTAATCAAAAATCAGTACCAAATTCTTGATCAATTAGCTTTAGATATTAATAAAAAATATGGTAACTTAAGCATCTCAATCGGAATAGCTGAGAAAGTAAATGATTCTTTTTTTCCTAATCTTTATAATTCTATTGCGTTGGTTGAGGGCGGCGAATGGAAAATAATTGCTCGGAAAATTATCCTTCCCACTTATGAAGTATTTGATGAGAAAAGATACTTTAGATCAGAAGAAAAAGTTTCCGTATTGATTAAACAAATTAAAAATAAAACTTGGCGACTTGGCTTTACTATATGTGAGGATTTATGGGTCAACAAAGATATAGAGGGTAGAGGAATCCATAGAAAAAATCCCATTATTGATTTAAAGAAAAAAAAAGTTGATATTTTAGTAAATTTATCAGCCTCCCCATATACTCTGAAAAAGTTAGAGCTAAGATCCAAGGTTTCCAGTTTTGCTGCAAAATATCTTCAAGTACCGCTGATTTATGTCAACCAGATTGGAGCAAATGATAATTTAATTTTTGATGGAAATAGTTTTATTCTTGATAAGAATGGATCTAAAATTAAGCAATTAAAATCTTTTTCGGAAGATCTCTCCAGCTGGGAAATTGAGCAAACAAAACCTGAAAAAAATGAATTTAAAAACTCCGAAATGTCATCAATTTTTGATGCATTAGTCCTTGGTGTTAAAGATTATGCAAAAAAATGTGGATTTAAAACAGCTTTAGTTGGATTAAGTGGTGGTATTGATTCAGCACTTGTCTCAGCAATTGCTACAGCGGCTCTAGGAAGTGATAATGTTTATTGCGTTTCAATGCCCTCTAAGTGGAGCTCATCTCATTCAAAGAGTGATGCAAAAGATTTAGCAAGAAGATTACAGATAAGTTTCAAGAGCATTCCAATTGAAAACTTGATGACCTCTTTTGAAGAATCATTTATAAAAACCATATCTTTCGAGATGGCTGAAATAACAAATCAAAATATTCAGTCAAGGATAAGAGGCACACTTCTTATGGCTTTAGCAAATCAAGAAAAGCATTTGTTACTCTCGACAGGCAATAAATCAGAACTAGCCGTAGGATATTGCACACTTTATGGTGATATGAATGGGGGATTATCTGTAATTGGGGATTTATATAAAACTAATGTTTTTAAATTATGTAATTGGCTTGATAGTGAAGATTCAATTAATAGTAGAAAGTTATATATGTTAGATACTAGTGGAGATATAATTGGAGAAAATATACGTAAAAAAGCCCCAAGTGCTGAATTAGGACCTAATCAATTAGATACTGATAGTCTCCCACCTTACTCTACTTTAGATAAAATTCTTAAAGGAATTATTGAAGAGAAAAAAGATTTACAACAACTAGAAGAAGATGGTTATAAAAAAGATTTAATTTTAAAAATTATCTCACTCATAAAAAAAGCGGAATTTAAAAGAAAGCAGGCTCCTCCAATCCTAAAACTAAGCAGTCAATCTTTAGGAAGTGACTGGAGAGTTCCCATAGCAATATCTTATTAA
- a CDS encoding CNNM domain-containing protein yields the protein MEPSVYGLILLIFIILIGSACCSGVEAAFLAVNSIRILEIASRQKPKSSANQLLKLRRHLGRTLTVITITNNGFNIIGSLILGVYGALVINSNYGLTLFSIAFYVLVVLVGEVLPKALGTRFSLQIALLSVPILGVLNTLMRPFLILIEQIFPVITAENEISTDEEEIRQMAKIGSQKGFIEADEAAMIFKVFQLNDLKAKDLMIPRVSAPCINGSSNLDEISQLIMSDNSQWWVILGDKVDKIQGVVRRENILEKLLINGENKKLLSEICEPVDYIPEMIKADQLLTRFDKDHKGVKVVVDEFGGFVGIIGAEAVLSVLAGWWKNQS from the coding sequence ATGGAACCAAGTGTTTACGGTTTAATTTTACTAATTTTCATTATCTTAATTGGGTCAGCATGTTGTTCGGGAGTAGAAGCAGCTTTTTTAGCTGTCAATTCAATTAGGATTTTAGAAATAGCCTCTAGACAGAAGCCTAAGAGTTCTGCGAATCAACTCCTTAAACTTAGGAGACATCTTGGGAGAACATTAACTGTAATTACAATTACTAATAATGGATTCAACATAATTGGAAGCCTTATTTTAGGAGTATATGGAGCATTAGTAATTAATAGTAATTATGGTTTAACCTTATTTTCGATTGCTTTTTATGTACTCGTTGTTTTGGTTGGAGAAGTACTACCTAAAGCTCTTGGCACACGATTTTCATTACAAATAGCATTATTATCAGTTCCAATCCTGGGTGTATTAAATACTTTAATGAGGCCATTCTTAATATTAATAGAGCAAATTTTTCCAGTTATTACCGCAGAAAATGAAATTTCAACTGATGAAGAAGAAATAAGACAAATGGCAAAGATTGGGAGTCAAAAAGGTTTTATTGAAGCTGATGAGGCGGCAATGATCTTTAAAGTGTTTCAATTAAATGATTTAAAAGCTAAAGATCTAATGATCCCCAGAGTATCAGCACCTTGTATTAATGGGTCTTCAAATCTTGATGAAATTTCACAACTCATAATGTCTGATAACTCACAATGGTGGGTTATTTTGGGAGATAAAGTAGATAAAATTCAAGGTGTTGTCAGACGTGAAAATATCTTAGAAAAATTATTAATTAATGGAGAAAATAAAAAATTATTATCAGAAATTTGCGAGCCTGTGGACTACATTCCTGAAATGATTAAGGCAGATCAATTATTAACAAGATTTGACAAGGATCATAAAGGGGTGAAAGTAGTAGTAGATGAATTTGGGGGATTCGTGGGAATTATTGGTGCAGAAGCAGTGTTGTCTGTATTAGCTGGTTGGTGGAAAAATCAATCATGA
- the atpA gene encoding F0F1 ATP synthase subunit alpha codes for MVSIRPDEISSILKQQITDYDQSVSVSNVGTVLQIGDGIARIYGLDQVMAGELLEFEDGTEGIALNLEDDNVGAVLMGEALGVQEGSNVKSTGKIASVPVGEAMQGRVVNPLGQPIDGKGEIPTSDTRLIEEMAPGIIKRRSVHEPMQTGITSIDAMIPVGRGQRELIIGDRQTGKSAIAIDTIINQKGQDVVCVYVAIGQKSASVANIVEVLRERGALDYTVVVSAGASEPAALQYLAPYTGAAIAEHFMYQGKATLVIYDDLTKQAQAYRQMSLLLKRPPGREAYPGDVFYLHSRLLERAAKLSDAMGGGSMTALPIIETQAGDVSAYIPTNVISITDGQIFLSADLFNSGLRPAINVGISVSRVGGAAQTKAIKKIAGTLKLELAQFDELAAFSQFASDLDEATQQQLERGKRLRELLKQPQFSPLNLAEQVAVVYAGVKGLIDEVPVEDVTKFATELREYLKLNKSEFIEEILKEKKLNDGLEATLKEVINEVKSSMLATV; via the coding sequence ATGGTATCTATACGCCCTGATGAAATCAGTTCAATCTTAAAACAACAAATAACTGATTATGACCAATCTGTAAGTGTTAGCAATGTAGGAACTGTTCTGCAAATCGGTGATGGCATTGCAAGAATATATGGCTTAGATCAGGTCATGGCAGGTGAGTTATTGGAATTTGAAGATGGTACCGAAGGTATAGCTTTAAATCTTGAAGATGATAATGTTGGAGCCGTTTTGATGGGAGAGGCACTTGGTGTCCAAGAAGGAAGTAACGTTAAGTCCACAGGTAAAATCGCATCTGTTCCAGTTGGTGAAGCAATGCAGGGGAGAGTTGTTAATCCTCTAGGGCAACCAATAGATGGGAAAGGGGAAATTCCTACGAGTGACACTAGATTGATTGAAGAAATGGCTCCAGGAATAATCAAGAGAAGATCAGTGCATGAACCAATGCAAACAGGTATTACATCTATTGATGCAATGATTCCTGTTGGAAGAGGTCAAAGAGAATTAATTATTGGTGATAGACAAACAGGAAAATCTGCTATTGCTATCGATACGATAATCAACCAAAAAGGCCAAGACGTAGTTTGTGTTTACGTAGCTATTGGTCAGAAGTCAGCATCAGTAGCAAACATCGTAGAGGTATTAAGAGAGAGAGGAGCACTAGATTATACAGTCGTAGTTAGTGCAGGAGCTTCTGAACCTGCTGCTTTACAGTACTTAGCACCTTATACCGGTGCAGCAATTGCTGAACATTTCATGTATCAGGGTAAAGCAACACTTGTTATTTATGATGATTTAACAAAACAAGCTCAGGCTTATAGACAAATGTCTCTTCTTTTAAAAAGACCACCAGGAAGAGAAGCTTATCCTGGAGACGTTTTCTATCTACACAGTAGGTTACTAGAAAGAGCAGCAAAACTTTCTGATGCTATGGGAGGAGGCTCTATGACAGCTCTTCCAATTATTGAAACTCAGGCAGGGGACGTTTCGGCTTACATCCCAACTAATGTTATTTCAATTACAGATGGACAAATATTCTTGAGTGCAGATTTATTTAACTCAGGATTAAGACCCGCAATTAATGTAGGTATTTCAGTTAGCCGTGTTGGAGGTGCCGCTCAGACAAAAGCAATTAAAAAAATTGCAGGAACTTTAAAACTAGAACTAGCACAGTTTGATGAACTAGCTGCTTTTTCTCAATTTGCATCTGATCTTGATGAAGCAACTCAGCAACAACTTGAAAGAGGTAAAAGACTAAGAGAATTATTAAAGCAACCTCAATTCTCCCCACTTAACCTTGCAGAACAAGTTGCAGTAGTTTACGCAGGAGTTAAAGGTCTTATTGATGAGGTGCCTGTTGAAGATGTTACTAAATTTGCAACTGAACTTAGGGAATACCTAAAGTTAAATAAATCAGAATTTATAGAAGAAATTCTTAAAGAAAAGAAATTAAATGATGGATTAGAAGCAACACTAAAAGAGGTGATAAATGAAGTTAAATCATCAATGCTTGCCACAGTTTAA
- a CDS encoding 2Fe-2S iron-sulfur cluster-binding protein, with the protein MPEYNIKVQFEQKTFSFLCSEDQDIISAAKMNGIDLPSSCCSGVCTDCASMILEGSVDQEDAMGLNDDLREKGFALLCVAYPKSDLNIVIGKEVEDDLYNDQFGKYQK; encoded by the coding sequence ATGCCTGAATACAATATCAAAGTTCAATTTGAGCAAAAGACTTTTAGTTTTTTATGTTCTGAAGATCAAGATATTATTTCAGCGGCAAAAATGAATGGAATAGATTTACCAAGTAGTTGTTGTTCAGGAGTTTGTACAGATTGTGCATCCATGATATTGGAAGGATCTGTAGATCAAGAAGATGCTATGGGATTAAATGATGATTTGAGGGAAAAGGGCTTTGCACTTTTATGTGTGGCATATCCCAAGTCGGATTTGAATATTGTTATTGGTAAAGAAGTCGAAGATGATTTGTATAATGATCAATTTGGTAAATATCAAAAATGA
- the atpH gene encoding ATP synthase F1 subunit delta translates to MPLLNSVTTPYAEALLQVVNENSQTEEMVSEVKQLLELINDSPELEKALSSPILETDAKKKIIIEIFSNKVNSSLLNFLKLLADRQRIGILTSILDRFLEIYRENSNIALATVTSAVELTDEQKGLITKKIINIAGTEKLELVTKIDPSLIGGFVASVGSKVIDASLASQIRKLGLSLSK, encoded by the coding sequence ATGCCACTTTTAAATTCAGTTACTACACCATACGCAGAGGCATTACTTCAAGTTGTGAATGAAAATTCGCAAACTGAAGAGATGGTTTCTGAGGTTAAACAACTTTTGGAATTAATAAATGATTCCCCTGAATTGGAGAAGGCATTATCCTCTCCCATTTTAGAGACAGATGCTAAGAAGAAAATCATTATTGAAATTTTTTCAAATAAGGTTAATTCTTCTTTACTGAATTTCTTAAAATTATTGGCCGATAGGCAAAGAATTGGAATCCTCACTTCAATTCTTGATAGGTTTTTAGAGATTTACAGAGAAAATAGTAATATTGCTTTGGCAACTGTTACTTCTGCAGTCGAGCTTACTGATGAACAGAAAGGTTTAATTACCAAAAAGATCATCAATATTGCTGGAACTGAAAAATTAGAACTTGTAACTAAAATCGACCCATCTCTTATTGGTGGTTTCGTCGCCAGTGTAGGATCAAAAGTAATTGATGCTTCCCTTGCTTCACAAATTAGAAAACTTGGCTTATCCCTTTCCAAGTAA
- a CDS encoding F0F1 ATP synthase subunit gamma: protein MANLKEIRDRIVSVKNTRKITEAMRLVAAAKVRRAQDQVLKSRPFADKLARVLENIQSRVQFEAVDSPLLSKREVKSITLVCITADRGLCGGYNTNIIKKVEIRYAELVKQGYQPNLILVGKKAIGYFQNRKDRYVIKSTFKELEQVPTVKDSEGVTNEILAEFLSEDSDRVEIIYTKFITLVSCAPVVQTLLPLDPQGIAEENDEIFRLTTKDSKLLVEKSNMEKSDSEKLPSDIVFEQSPDQLLDSLLPLYLQNQVLRALQESAASELACRMTAMNNASDNAKELASTLNLTYNKARQAAITQEILEVVGGSAV, encoded by the coding sequence ATGGCAAATCTTAAAGAGATTAGAGATCGAATCGTTTCTGTTAAAAATACAAGAAAAATAACGGAGGCCATGAGACTTGTTGCAGCTGCAAAAGTTAGGAGAGCTCAAGATCAAGTTCTTAAGAGTAGACCTTTTGCAGATAAACTTGCTCGGGTCTTAGAAAATATCCAATCTAGAGTTCAATTTGAGGCTGTCGACTCTCCTTTATTATCCAAGAGAGAAGTCAAGAGCATCACTTTGGTTTGCATAACAGCGGATAGAGGTTTATGCGGTGGTTACAATACTAATATAATAAAAAAGGTAGAAATAAGATACGCAGAATTAGTCAAACAAGGGTACCAGCCAAATTTAATTTTGGTAGGGAAGAAAGCTATTGGATATTTTCAAAATAGAAAGGATAGATATGTAATTAAAAGTACTTTCAAAGAACTAGAACAGGTACCCACAGTCAAGGACTCTGAAGGAGTAACAAATGAAATTTTAGCTGAATTTCTCTCAGAAGATTCTGATAGGGTGGAAATTATTTACACGAAATTCATAACTCTAGTCAGCTGCGCTCCTGTCGTTCAAACGCTATTGCCACTTGACCCTCAAGGAATTGCTGAGGAAAACGATGAAATTTTTAGGTTGACTACAAAAGATAGTAAGTTACTTGTTGAAAAATCAAATATGGAAAAAAGTGATTCAGAGAAGTTGCCATCAGATATTGTTTTTGAACAAAGTCCTGATCAACTATTAGATTCCTTATTACCATTATATTTACAGAATCAGGTACTAAGAGCTCTTCAAGAGTCAGCAGCTTCAGAACTCGCTTGCAGGATGACTGCTATGAATAATGCGAGTGATAATGCTAAAGAATTAGCAAGTACTTTGAATCTAACCTATAACAAAGCTAGGCAAGCAGCTATTACTCAAGAAATATTAGAGGTTGTAGGAGGTTCTGCAGTTTAG